GTGTTTGGTGGCGTAATACCAAAACAATAACAAACATGGGCTATCGCGTCATTTGCGCCTAATGGCGCTTGATAAAAACTCATCAATAGCCACTTGGACGGCAACGGTTTTACGTCAGGCATCGGTGCTTTTTTAGTGTCTTCGGCGATAATGGTTTGCAGTAAAGGCGGCAGTTGGCCTAAAAAAGATGATCCTCCAGCTCCAGCAGGCGAGACAATGGCACTGATTTCGCCGTGATGATTACGCCATTGGTTTATCACATCGGTAATTTGCTTGAGTTGTTTTTCTCGGCCAACGAAATCATCACTGGCATAAAGTGACTGATATAGCATCACCTGAGTAATTGGACCCCGACGAGCTTGAAGCGGATATTGGTTGGCGATAGTCTTGAGCGACATCTGCCCTTTTTGCGCTTCATCAGCCTCTGTTTTTAGGGTAGCTTTCGAGGTCAATAAGCTATTGAGCCATGGGTTTAATCGACTAAAAAAACGCAAGTTAATGTCCATCTATACTCTCTTTTTAAACGACTTATTCAATCTTAACATGAAGACAACAAAAAGCGTTATCTGTGCAGAAGCTCATCTTCTTGTGCCCTTTATTCAATAACAAAGACCTCACTAATCGATTGCCAACACTATGACTAAAATAGCTCGCTTGGCGAATGCAGGGTTACCGTTTAGCTGTTTATCACTTAACTTGAGCCGGATTGAGATGAGTCATTGCGAATGCTTTTGACTCAAACTGCGCCAAATACACTAAAAACTTACTAATAGTGATTATTTATCTATTGTCGGTCTAATCCTTTATCGTATACTCAGTGGACTTATTAGGTTTATTTTTCAAGTGATGTTAATGAAACTTCGTTTCTTTTTTGCCTGCGCTTTATTATGTTCAACTTCGTTGAGCAGCCCAATGTCTTTTGCAGCACAAGTTGTGCAAATCAAACCTCAACAAGAGTTAGCCTCTGGTAGTGCTATGTTGGTCGACTTAGCCACCAATGAAGTTTTATATTCAAGTAATCCAAATCAACCTGTGCCTATTGCGTCAGTTACCAAGTTAATGGCTGCCATGGTGACATTGGATGCCAAGCTTGCATTAGATGAAAAAATCTCAGTAAAAATTACTGACTCACCTGTGATGCGCAATATTTATTCACGAGTGCGTTTAGGCAGCGTGGTGACTCGTGAAACAATGTTGTTATTAACATTAATGTCGTCAGAAAATCGTGCTGCGACCTCACTTGCACATAATTATCCAGGTGGATTTAAGGCTTTTGTGCGTGCAATGAACGACAAAGCGACCGCACTGGGCATGAGCCAAACCCGTTATGTTGAACCAACAGGCTTGTCACCTGACAATGTATCTAGCGCTAACGATCTCATATTATTGCTTAAAGCCAGTCAAACGTATCCGTTATTAGGCAAGCTGAGCTCGACCACTAAAAAGCACGTTAACTTTGAATCACCACGTTATGCCTTAGATTTTCAAAACACCAATAAACTGGTATTTAAAAACAATTGGAATATTGCATTAACCAAAACGGGCTTTACCAATAAAGCGGGCCATTGTTTAGTGATGTTAACTGAAATGAACAAGCGTAAAGTGGCATTTGTGGTACTGGACTCATTTGGTAAATACACCCACA
The nucleotide sequence above comes from Shewanella sp. Arc9-LZ. Encoded proteins:
- the pbpG gene encoding D-alanyl-D-alanine endopeptidase, which produces MKLRFFFACALLCSTSLSSPMSFAAQVVQIKPQQELASGSAMLVDLATNEVLYSSNPNQPVPIASVTKLMAAMVTLDAKLALDEKISVKITDSPVMRNIYSRVRLGSVVTRETMLLLTLMSSENRAATSLAHNYPGGFKAFVRAMNDKATALGMSQTRYVEPTGLSPDNVSSANDLILLLKASQTYPLLGKLSSTTKKHVNFESPRYALDFQNTNKLVFKNNWNIALTKTGFTNKAGHCLVMLTEMNKRKVAFVVLDSFGKYTHMADANRLKNWLETGRTTPIPASAKAYKKQRQAILNNSI